One Armatimonadota bacterium DNA window includes the following coding sequences:
- a CDS encoding slipin family protein gives MENLVGIVAALFVVFGILIPSMIRIIKEFERGVVLRLGRYNRILLPGIRFLIPFVDKMFSVDLRVVTMDVPKQEMMTSDNVPVTVDAVVYFRVVNPEDALLKIENYVKATALIAQTTLRSTVGQHMLDELLSERDKVNEKLQTVIDEQTEPWG, from the coding sequence ATTGTTGCAGCTCTGTTCGTGGTATTCGGCATCCTGATACCCTCGATGATCCGGATCATCAAGGAGTTCGAGCGCGGCGTCGTGCTGCGACTGGGAAGGTACAACCGCATACTGCTCCCCGGAATCCGGTTTCTAATCCCATTCGTGGATAAGATGTTCAGCGTGGACCTGCGCGTGGTGACCATGGATGTTCCCAAGCAGGAGATGATGACTTCCGACAACGTGCCTGTGACGGTGGACGCGGTGGTGTACTTCAGGGTGGTCAACCCCGAGGACGCGCTTCTGAAGATCGAGAACTACGTGAAGGCGACCGCGCTGATCGCCCAGACCACCCTGCGGAGCACGGTCGGCCAGCACATGCTCGACGAACTGCTCTCCGAGCGCGACAAGGTCAACGAGAAGCTGCAGACTGTTATTGACGAGCAGACCGAGCCTTGGGG